One region of Pristis pectinata isolate sPriPec2 chromosome 30, sPriPec2.1.pri, whole genome shotgun sequence genomic DNA includes:
- the sprn gene encoding shadow of prion protein, which yields MNKTTATCWTLILLVAIFCESVTCKGGRGGARGSARGSARGRFRATRVRPKYSNWNRSYGSRTRVAVAGAAAGAAAGLAAGVMAGRLQRSRLSWDEGIQGYVNKNCSLEKNCTSEEGVYGYRAWTSSALTLWPSCGLPSMCVMLTFKCFHL from the coding sequence ATGAATAAAACCACAGCCACGTGCTGGACGCTGATTCTGTTGGTGGCCATCTTTTGCGAAAGTGTGACCTGCAAGGGCGGGAGAGGAGGAGCACGAGGCTCGGCTCGTGGCTCGGCTCGCGGACGCTTCCGTGCTACCCGAGTGCGGCCCAAGTACTCCAACTGGAACCGGTCCTATGGCTCCAGGACACGGGTGGCAGTGGCGGGGGCTGCGGCGGGGGCTGCAGCGGGTCTTGCGGCTGGAGTCATGGCTGGGAGGCTGCAAAGGTCCAGGCTGAGCTGGGATGAGGGCATCCAGGGGTACGTGAACAAGAACTGCTCTCTGGAGAAGAACTGCACGTCCGAAGAGGGAGTCTATGGTTACAGAGCATGGACATCTTCTGCCCTGACGTTGTGGCCTTCCTGCGGTTTGCCATCCATGTGCGTTATGCTCACCTTCAAATGTTTCCACCTCTAA